From the genome of Streptomyces sp. NBC_01304:
GGGGGAATTGGGCATGGCGCAGCCCATTCTCCTTGCTGGTTAATTTCCGGTGACGGGCCCCTGCCGCGGCAACGGGGGACGGAACGCGCGGCAGGGGCGGCTCTGGGGCGGTCGGCGCCGGCCGACCGGCGGCCTCAGTGCATGATCTGCCCTCCGTCCACGGGCAGATAGGCACCGGTGATGTGCCGGGTCAGATCGCTGGCGAGGGCCACGATGGCATCGGCGACGTCCTCCGCCTGGGCGATCCTTCGCAGCGGGGTGACCGCCGCCAGGGCGCTGAGCAGGCTCGGGCGCCCGGAGGGGGCGCTGCCGTCGGTGGGCACGAAGCCCGGCGCGACCGTGTTGACCCGCACTCCGTCCGGCCCCAACTCGGCGGCCAGCACCCGCATCAGGGCGTCCTGGGCGGCCTTGGCCACGGCGATGTCGGCGACCACGGGCCCGCTGCTGCGCGATTCGCTGGAGCCGACGAAGACGATGCTGCCGCTCCTGCGGCCGCGCATCGCGGGGGCGACCATCCGGCAGGCATTGAGGGTCGCCCTGATCTGTGCGTCGACCCGGGCCTGGACCTCGTACCCGGAGTCGAGCGCGGTGCCGTGGAAGACGGGCGGGCCGCCCACCGCGTTGCACACCAGGATGTCGATGTCGCCGAGCAACTCACCGGCCTGCCAGACGAGTTCGGCGGCCTGGTCGGGGGCGCAGACATCGCCCTGCACGGCCACCGCCTTGGACCCGTCGAGCTCGATGCTGTGCACCACGTCGTCGGCGGCCTGTTTGTTGGAGAGGTAGTTGACGGCCACCGAGGCCCCGTTGCGGCCCAGGGCGCGGGCGGTCGCGGCCCCGATGCCACGGCTGCCGCCGGTCACCAGGGCGATACGGCCTTCGAGGAGGCGGCCGACAGGGGAGTTCACCGAAGGGCTCCGATTCTTGAGCGGTGCGGGATGAGCGGTAAGAGACGCACGCCTGGCCACGGCAACTGAGCGGTGAGCGGCGGGCGGCGGCGCGCCGGACGGGATCCGTGCCCTCGCACGCGGCGACGTGCCGGGCCGGATGCATGCGCCCTCACGCGGCGACGTGCCGGGCCGGATCCATGGGCCCTCTCACGGCGACGTGCCGAGCAGGATCCAAGGGCCCTCACGCGGAGACGTGCCGAGCAGGAGGGTCCGTGCCCCCTCACGCGGCGCGGGCGATCCATACCCGCCCCGAGCCGGTGCGCGCGGTCAGCCGCACGGTGGGTGCCCCGGCGCCCGGGGCGGGGCCGGCGGCCAGGTCGTTGCGTACGCCTCCGGAGCCCGAGTGCGCGTCCACCTCGGCGGCGACGCCGTCGCGTACCCCGATCCGGATCTCCCCCGAGTTGGTGACGGCGTCCAGGGCGCCGGACACCACACAGTTGACGGCGATCTGGCCGGTGCCGGCGTGCGCGGAGACCTCACCTTCGACCGTTCCCACGTCCACGGAGCCGCTGCCGGTCCGCAGGCGTCCGCGCCCGAGCAGATGCCCGGCGGCGATGCTGCCCGAGCCGGTTTCGAAGGTGGCCTCGCCCTCGGCGCGCTCCAGGTCGAGCGAGCCGGACCCGGTCGTCAGCGCCACGGCGGAGGCGGTGCCGGAGACCGCGATGGAGCCGCTGCCCGTACGTAAGTTCAGGCTGGAGCGGGCGGGGGCGGTGATGTCGACTGCCAGCGTCGTGGTCCACAGCGGATGCCCCTGCGGTACGCCGATGCGGAGCCGGCCGCTCTTCTCCTCCAGGGAGATGTCGAGGGCCCCGAGCCCGACCGCGGCACTGCCCGCGGCGACGGCCGCACCGCCCGCGGGCACCGCGCCGTAGCCCGGCACATAGCCGTGACCGGGCGGCACCGTGCCATACCCGGGAACGTACCCGTGCCCGGGCGGAATCGGCCCGTGCCCCGGCCCCCACGCCCAGCCCGCGCCCACCCCGGGCACGCCCGCAACGCCGGGGACAGGGGGGACCTGCGGCACACCCGGCACCGGAGGAACCGGCGGCACGGGCACGGGGTGGTGCCCGGGATGCCAGCCCCATTGGTAGCCGCCCCGCGGCCACACCCCTCCGTTCGGACAGGCGGGCTGGGCGGACGCGTACCAGCCGGCCCCCGCCCAGACCTCGACCACCATCTCTGGCACCTCCGCAAGACGGACGCGGATCTCGCCCACCCCCAGCTCGGCGTCCACATGAACCGGCTCGACGCGGGAGAACGACTCCCGTCGCGGTGTGCCGGAGCCGAAAGCCACCATGA
Proteins encoded in this window:
- a CDS encoding SDR family NAD(P)-dependent oxidoreductase — its product is MNSPVGRLLEGRIALVTGGSRGIGAATARALGRNGASVAVNYLSNKQAADDVVHSIELDGSKAVAVQGDVCAPDQAAELVWQAGELLGDIDILVCNAVGGPPVFHGTALDSGYEVQARVDAQIRATLNACRMVAPAMRGRRSGSIVFVGSSESRSSGPVVADIAVAKAAQDALMRVLAAELGPDGVRVNTVAPGFVPTDGSAPSGRPSLLSALAAVTPLRRIAQAEDVADAIVALASDLTRHITGAYLPVDGGQIMH
- a CDS encoding DUF4097 family beta strand repeat-containing protein; the encoded protein is MRAVVMVAFGSGTPRRESFSRVEPVHVDAELGVGEIRVRLAEVPEMVVEVWAGAGWYASAQPACPNGGVWPRGGYQWGWHPGHHPVPVPPVPPVPGVPQVPPVPGVAGVPGVGAGWAWGPGHGPIPPGHGYVPGYGTVPPGHGYVPGYGAVPAGGAAVAAGSAAVGLGALDISLEEKSGRLRIGVPQGHPLWTTTLAVDITAPARSSLNLRTGSGSIAVSGTASAVALTTGSGSLDLERAEGEATFETGSGSIAAGHLLGRGRLRTGSGSVDVGTVEGEVSAHAGTGQIAVNCVVSGALDAVTNSGEIRIGVRDGVAAEVDAHSGSGGVRNDLAAGPAPGAGAPTVRLTARTGSGRVWIARAA